Proteins encoded by one window of Rutidosis leptorrhynchoides isolate AG116_Rl617_1_P2 chromosome 7, CSIRO_AGI_Rlap_v1, whole genome shotgun sequence:
- the LOC139857598 gene encoding probable WRKY transcription factor 48, producing the protein MADSAFSDQIPAVYGGGNGGGGFFDVSQGYMDMLTFQDYGGASLFDMLQQSTTPQALVVAPSTVSTVPETLDVVNTPTTNSSSISSSSNEHVNDYDQENNNNIRSDDDDDQEKTTNKQLKAKKKSPKKQKEPRFAFMTKTEVDHLDDGYRWRKYGQKAVKNSPFPRSYYRCTSASCGVKKRVERSSEDPSTVVTTYEGTHKHPCPVTTRGLLPETAAYGGLNGGSGGVSSFLLPQIHYPQPNFFTNNNNQTNSFTFNNTNVSSSSSYLSHYLQERQSYPSLDKDHGLLQDMLSFQVRNEEPKEEPG; encoded by the exons ATGGCAGATTCAGCGTTTTCTGATCAAATTCCGGCGGTGTATGGTGGTGGTAACGGTGGTGGTGGTTTCTTTGACGTTTCTCAAGGGTACATGGACATGTTGACTTTTCAAGACTATGGTGGTGCTTCTCTTTTTGATATGCTTCAACAGTCAACAACACCGCAGGCTTTGGTGGTTGCACCGTCGACAGTTTCCACCGTGCCGGAGACATTAGATGTGGTTAATACTCCGACGACAAATTCATCTTCCATATCATCTTCATCAAATGAACATGTGAATGATTATGATCAAGAGAACAACAACAACATAAgatcagatgatgatgatgatcaagaAAAGACTACTAATAAACA GTTGAAGGCTAAAAAAAAGAGCCCCAAAAAGCAAAAGGAACCAAGATTTGCGTTCATGACAAAGACTGAAGTTGATCACTTGGATGATGGCTATAGATGGAGAAAGTACGGCCAAAAAGCTGTTAAAAACAGCCCTTTCCCTAG GAGTTATTATAGGTGCACTAGTGCATCATGTGGAGTAAAAAAAAGGGTTGAAAGATCATCAGAGGATCCATCAACTGTTGTAACAACTTATGAAGGTACTCATAAACATCCATGTCCGGTGACAACTCGCGGATTATTGCCGGAAACAGCTGCTTACGGCGGTCTtaatggtggtagtggtggtgtttCTTCATTTCTTTTACCTCAAATTCACTACCCACAACCTAATttctttactaataataataaccaaacTAATTCATTTACTTTCAACAACACAAATGTtagttcatcatcatcatacctTTCACATTAccttcaagaaagacaatcttACCCTTCTTTGGATAAAGATCATGGACTTCTACAAGATATGCTGTCTTTTCAAGTGAGGAATGAGGAGCCCAAAGAGGAACCTGGTTAA